A window from Mycobacterium saskatchewanense encodes these proteins:
- a CDS encoding GAF and ANTAR domain-containing protein has translation MADFDAQPGRKAPAQSEPSPTQREADEAELYAGLRGVSGIVAGAQGVIDILGDVAEFAAQAIPRADGVGVALIDPRCGIHSVQTWAATAVLVHEIDTVQYDELHEGPCITCMQSGRPAVSGSLGSDNRWPHFGGRVARMHVHSALALPLIVGDQVIGAINAYAKSRDAFGEHAVRLGSQFARPAAVSVRNAQLLANAQERTMRLQRALDSRAVIDQAIGIIRSRSGSSAEEAFGRLAHISQTENVKLNVVAERLVEEAVRRARARHR, from the coding sequence TTGGCCGACTTCGACGCCCAGCCCGGTCGCAAAGCGCCGGCACAATCCGAACCCTCCCCCACCCAACGGGAAGCAGACGAGGCCGAATTGTATGCCGGGCTCCGCGGAGTGTCCGGGATTGTGGCCGGCGCCCAAGGAGTGATCGACATCCTGGGGGACGTGGCGGAATTCGCCGCCCAGGCGATTCCCCGCGCAGACGGTGTGGGCGTGGCATTGATCGACCCGAGGTGCGGCATACACAGCGTCCAGACCTGGGCGGCGACAGCGGTACTCGTGCACGAGATCGACACCGTTCAGTACGACGAACTGCACGAGGGGCCATGCATAACATGCATGCAGTCGGGGCGGCCCGCAGTGAGCGGATCGCTTGGCAGTGACAATCGTTGGCCGCACTTCGGTGGCCGGGTAGCCCGGATGCACGTGCATTCCGCGCTCGCGCTGCCGTTGATCGTCGGCGACCAGGTGATCGGTGCGATCAATGCCTACGCCAAAAGCCGCGACGCCTTCGGCGAGCACGCGGTGCGGTTGGGGTCCCAGTTCGCCAGGCCCGCCGCGGTATCGGTGCGCAACGCGCAGTTGCTAGCCAACGCCCAGGAACGGACGATGCGATTGCAGCGCGCGTTGGACAGCCGCGCAGTGATCGATCAGGCGATCGGCATCATCCGCAGCAGATCGGGCAGCAGCGCCGAGGAGGCCTTCGGCCGGCTCGCCCATATCAGCCAGACCGAGAACGTCAAGCTGAACGTCGTCGCCGAACGGCTGGTCGAAGAGGCCGTGCGGCGCGCCCGCGCACGGCATCGCTGA
- a CDS encoding DUF5994 family protein: MTLKKDQMNAGHRHTPPTHTPRLRLKPKAPQSGYVDGAWWPHSEDLTAELPDLLSVLSVRLGPIARVIYNINEWAKAPAKLATGGRTVRLDGYRLQPVNTVEVLGLNREKIVLLVVSPHADPDHAHTIMMTAAGPSNASTVEGLMISTEERETRV; this comes from the coding sequence ATGACGCTGAAAAAAGACCAGATGAATGCTGGGCACCGGCATACCCCACCCACGCACACGCCCCGCTTGAGGCTAAAGCCCAAGGCGCCCCAGAGCGGGTATGTCGACGGTGCGTGGTGGCCCCACAGTGAGGACCTCACGGCGGAGCTACCGGATCTGCTGTCCGTACTGTCAGTTCGACTCGGCCCGATTGCCCGCGTGATCTACAACATCAACGAATGGGCAAAGGCGCCCGCAAAATTGGCGACAGGGGGACGAACGGTACGACTCGACGGATATCGTCTCCAGCCGGTCAACACCGTCGAAGTTCTTGGGCTCAATCGCGAGAAAATCGTCCTATTGGTGGTTTCCCCGCACGCCGACCCGGACCATGCACACACGATCATGATGACCGCAGCCGGCCCAAGCAATGCCTCGACCGTCGAGGGGCTCATGATCAGCACGGAAGAAAGGGAGACCCGGGTATAG
- a CDS encoding GAF and ANTAR domain-containing protein, whose product MAGHEQLLAAVDGRHGVEAADSLCHACVVFLEVDAAAISLVFDGANSGTLGSSSPSARIYDELQFTLGEGPCLDSVTRRIPILVVDLADPGEARWAAYGPAMLAHGIRSVYAIPVVVAGEFVGALDLFRAQPGPLPDEDLVGAVAAAELAGIPLLDLLDADLQAAVADPNSNAWAELNMLSRSEVSQATGMLVAQLGVEPAEALVRLRAHAYATGRSATDVARDILERRVKLEAD is encoded by the coding sequence GTGGCGGGCCACGAGCAGCTGCTCGCCGCCGTTGACGGTCGGCACGGGGTAGAAGCCGCCGACTCTCTGTGCCACGCTTGCGTGGTCTTCCTCGAGGTTGACGCAGCGGCTATTTCGCTCGTCTTCGACGGCGCTAACAGCGGGACACTGGGATCCAGCAGCCCGTCCGCGCGCATATACGACGAATTGCAGTTCACGCTCGGCGAGGGACCGTGCCTGGATTCTGTCACGCGGCGGATTCCGATTCTGGTCGTCGACCTCGCCGATCCCGGCGAGGCTAGGTGGGCCGCCTACGGGCCCGCCATGCTCGCTCATGGCATCAGAAGCGTTTATGCGATACCGGTCGTCGTGGCCGGCGAATTCGTCGGCGCCCTCGACCTGTTTCGTGCGCAGCCCGGCCCACTGCCGGACGAGGATTTGGTCGGCGCGGTCGCCGCCGCGGAGCTTGCGGGCATCCCACTCCTCGACCTCCTGGACGCCGACCTGCAGGCGGCCGTGGCTGACCCCAACAGCAATGCCTGGGCCGAACTCAACATGCTGAGCCGTTCGGAGGTCAGCCAGGCCACCGGAATGCTCGTCGCCCAGCTGGGGGTCGAGCCGGCCGAGGCCCTTGTCCGCCTGCGCGCTCACGCTTACGCCACCGGCCGCAGCGCCACCGACGTCGCCCGCGACATCCTCGAGCGCCGGGTGAAGCTCGAGGCCGACTGA
- a CDS encoding fatty acyl-AMP ligase, whose translation MSRFTETMYGTAQSSSKGLVTGEPNCPVRHTWGEVHERARRIAGGLAAAGVGRGDAIPVLAGAPAEIAPAGQGIWMRGASLTMLHQPTPRTDLQRWTMETTAVIGMIGAKTMVISDPFMAAAPLLSQLGVRVLIVEQLLDSSPVDPVETDDDDIALLQLTSGSTGSPKAVQITHRNVVSNAEAMFIGASVDIDTDVIVSWLPLFHDMGMTGFLTVPMYFGAELVKVTPMDFLRDTLLWAKLIDKYKGTMTAAPNFAYKLFARRLRKLARPGQFDLSTLRWALSGAEQVEPADVEELCEAGKPFGLRPEAILPAYGMAETTVAVSFSECGEGLVVDEIDADLLAMLHRAVPATKGKTRRLATLGRLLRGLEARVVDEDGDILPARGVGVIQVRGEPVALGYATMGGFVAAQDDQGWYDTGDLGYLTETGRVVVCGRVKDVIIMAGRNIYPTDIERAAGRVSGVRPGCAAAVRLDAGHPRETFAVAVESNNWQNPAEVRRIEHQVAHEVVAEVDVRPRNVVVLEPGMIPKTPSGKLRRAHALALLD comes from the coding sequence TTGAGCAGATTCACCGAAACGATGTACGGCACCGCCCAGTCCAGTTCGAAAGGCCTGGTCACCGGGGAGCCGAACTGTCCCGTCCGGCATACCTGGGGCGAGGTGCACGAGCGGGCCCGTCGGATCGCGGGTGGCTTGGCCGCAGCCGGCGTCGGGCGCGGTGACGCCATCCCTGTGCTGGCCGGCGCCCCGGCCGAGATCGCACCGGCGGGGCAAGGTATCTGGATGCGCGGCGCCAGCCTGACCATGCTCCACCAGCCCACGCCGCGCACCGATCTTCAGCGCTGGACCATGGAAACCACCGCCGTCATTGGAATGATCGGCGCCAAGACAATGGTCATCTCCGACCCGTTTATGGCCGCGGCCCCATTGCTGTCTCAGCTCGGTGTGCGAGTGCTGATCGTCGAGCAGTTACTCGACAGCAGCCCGGTCGATCCGGTCGAGACCGATGACGACGACATCGCGCTGCTGCAGTTGACGTCGGGGTCCACCGGGTCGCCCAAGGCCGTACAGATCACCCATCGCAACGTGGTATCCAACGCCGAGGCAATGTTCATCGGCGCAAGCGTCGACATCGACACCGACGTGATCGTGAGCTGGCTGCCGTTGTTCCATGACATGGGCATGACGGGCTTCTTAACCGTGCCAATGTATTTCGGCGCCGAGCTGGTCAAGGTAACTCCGATGGACTTCCTGCGCGACACCCTGCTGTGGGCCAAGCTCATCGACAAGTACAAGGGCACGATGACGGCGGCGCCGAATTTCGCCTACAAGCTGTTCGCCAGACGCCTTCGCAAGCTGGCCCGGCCCGGCCAGTTCGACTTGTCCACGCTGCGATGGGCACTGTCGGGCGCCGAACAGGTCGAACCCGCCGACGTCGAAGAACTCTGCGAAGCCGGCAAGCCGTTCGGGTTACGCCCGGAGGCGATCCTGCCGGCTTACGGCATGGCCGAGACGACCGTGGCGGTGTCTTTCTCCGAGTGCGGCGAAGGCCTGGTGGTCGATGAGATCGACGCCGACCTGCTCGCCATGCTGCATCGAGCCGTTCCGGCGACCAAAGGAAAAACCCGTCGGCTAGCCACGCTCGGCCGTCTGCTGAGGGGGCTGGAGGCCCGCGTCGTCGACGAAGATGGCGACATCCTGCCGGCCCGGGGTGTCGGGGTGATTCAGGTGCGCGGCGAACCAGTGGCGCTGGGCTATGCGACGATGGGCGGTTTCGTTGCGGCGCAAGATGACCAAGGGTGGTATGACACGGGCGATCTGGGCTACCTCACCGAGACCGGACGTGTCGTGGTCTGCGGCCGGGTCAAGGACGTGATCATCATGGCCGGCCGCAACATCTACCCGACCGACATCGAACGCGCCGCCGGGCGCGTCTCGGGGGTCCGCCCCGGCTGCGCCGCGGCCGTGCGCCTGGATGCCGGACACCCACGAGAGACGTTCGCTGTCGCTGTGGAGTCCAATAACTGGCAGAACCCCGCCGAGGTACGCCGTATCGAGCATCAAGTGGCCCACGAGGTGGTCGCCGAGGTCGATGTCCGGCCCCGCAACGTGGTCGTGCTCGAGCCGGGAATGATCCCCAAGACGCCGTCGGGGAAGCTGCGGCGCGCACACGCGTTGGCGCTCCTCGACTGA
- a CDS encoding DUF5994 family protein yields the protein MALASPAPSGTTRLALCGRDNTSGAVDGAWWPKSLDLSSELPDLLTVFGLWIGTVHRVVYDPSGWLPAPTRIIRRTEMVSLNPYRLVFSDTIYLAGTHSRNAALFVLSPSSSTEEARHLMCEVCTSAEPMNAGRLRQLLRKCASGFGSSEQSAPLNPHENSLR from the coding sequence GTGGCTCTTGCTTCGCCAGCCCCTTCAGGCACGACCCGATTAGCGCTATGTGGACGCGACAATACAAGCGGCGCCGTAGACGGCGCCTGGTGGCCAAAGAGCTTGGACCTGAGCTCAGAGCTACCCGACTTACTTACTGTATTCGGTTTATGGATTGGCACAGTGCACCGAGTCGTTTACGACCCGAGCGGGTGGTTGCCCGCGCCTACACGAATTATTCGTCGGACCGAGATGGTTTCACTCAATCCATACCGCCTGGTTTTCAGCGACACCATCTATCTAGCGGGTACCCATTCTCGCAACGCGGCGCTGTTCGTGCTATCGCCTTCGAGCTCTACAGAGGAGGCCCGACACCTTATGTGTGAGGTTTGCACTTCAGCAGAACCGATGAATGCGGGACGGTTGCGCCAACTCCTCCGCAAATGCGCCTCAGGGTTCGGGAGCTCGGAGCAATCGGCACCGTTAAATCCACACGAAAATTCCTTGCGCTGA
- a CDS encoding GAF and ANTAR domain-containing protein, with protein sequence MTDTPRETRVLDAVVSLVDSLLDDFDVVDLLTDLTERCAELLDIEAAGFLLADPLHQLRLLAATSEQARELELFQLQADEGPCVDCYVTGRPVSVADVQRVAGRWPRFVPAAIGAGFASVHAVPMRAAGIVLGALGLFGTRPGELSEADLLVGQALTHIACVAILAEHPPTPATVMPQLRSALTSRVIIEQAKGFLREALGVSVEEAFHLLRTYARAKRKHLTDVARSLMTDRDSRPLLLAELTELAAAPPR encoded by the coding sequence GTGACTGACACTCCCCGTGAAACCCGCGTGCTGGACGCCGTCGTCTCGCTCGTGGACAGCCTGCTCGACGACTTCGATGTCGTCGACCTGCTGACCGACCTCACCGAGCGATGTGCCGAGCTGCTCGACATCGAGGCCGCGGGATTTCTGCTCGCCGACCCGCTGCACCAGCTCCGGTTGCTGGCCGCCACCTCGGAGCAGGCCCGCGAACTCGAACTCTTCCAGCTGCAAGCCGACGAAGGCCCATGCGTGGACTGCTATGTCACGGGTCGACCGGTTTCCGTCGCCGACGTCCAACGGGTCGCGGGGCGGTGGCCGCGGTTTGTCCCCGCCGCGATCGGGGCGGGCTTCGCCTCCGTGCACGCCGTTCCGATGCGCGCCGCCGGCATCGTCTTGGGCGCGCTGGGTTTGTTCGGTACTCGCCCGGGCGAGCTCAGTGAGGCCGACCTGCTCGTCGGCCAGGCCCTGACTCACATCGCATGCGTCGCGATCCTGGCGGAACATCCGCCCACACCCGCTACCGTCATGCCGCAACTACGCTCCGCACTGACCAGCCGCGTGATCATCGAGCAGGCCAAAGGCTTCCTCCGTGAAGCGTTGGGTGTGTCCGTGGAGGAGGCGTTCCACCTGTTGCGCACCTACGCGCGGGCCAAACGCAAACACTTGACCGACGTCGCCCGCAGCTTGATGACCGATCGGGATTCCCGCCCGCTGCTGCTGGCGGAGTTGACCGAACTCGCGGCCGCGCCACCGCGATAA